A genomic stretch from Vibrio neptunius includes:
- a CDS encoding SAM-dependent methyltransferase has translation MQDTFQKLDSFLLSHELFWRFEPFFSSFEDRLPWQVEHPQLCQWLASLSPEQIEEFKTNPKRFHKVLEQFIPALSVVDELTQLTGSTLYGLQLERGLETGVPGRKLEQIVSMGEAALRSHQGSEWLEWCSGKGFLGRILASKSQQPVTSFEFQQMLCDSGQQEADKQNLPMTFVQGDALSANAMQVLNPKQHAVALHACGDLHVALIENAVLVGLPALSISPCCYHLIQDDHYRPLSKPARASALKLSKSELRIPLQETVTGGDRVKRHRFLEMSYRLGLDLLLRQVGGHQGYVSVPSIKKSLLADGFGAFCQWAADQKQLDLPTNVSFAEFEAKGEQRYWQMERLSLVQQQFRRSLEMWLVLDKALYLSEHGYQVSIETFCAKSITPRNILIQATKNGQHTHV, from the coding sequence ATGCAAGACACATTTCAAAAACTCGACTCATTTCTGTTATCACATGAGTTGTTCTGGCGCTTTGAGCCCTTTTTCTCGAGCTTTGAAGATCGATTGCCATGGCAAGTTGAGCACCCGCAGTTATGTCAATGGCTTGCTTCTCTGAGCCCTGAACAAATTGAAGAATTTAAGACTAACCCCAAGCGATTCCATAAAGTTCTTGAGCAATTTATCCCCGCTCTATCTGTTGTTGATGAACTCACTCAGCTCACTGGCTCTACTTTATATGGTTTGCAATTGGAGCGAGGCCTTGAGACAGGGGTTCCGGGCAGAAAACTTGAACAGATTGTATCGATGGGTGAAGCAGCGTTACGCTCTCATCAAGGCAGTGAATGGCTCGAATGGTGTTCAGGTAAAGGCTTCTTGGGTCGTATACTTGCCAGCAAAAGCCAGCAACCAGTCACCAGTTTTGAATTTCAACAAATGTTGTGTGATTCTGGTCAACAGGAAGCAGATAAGCAGAATTTACCCATGACGTTTGTTCAAGGGGATGCGTTATCCGCTAACGCGATGCAAGTGCTTAACCCTAAACAACACGCTGTGGCTTTGCACGCATGCGGAGATTTGCATGTTGCTCTGATTGAAAATGCTGTGTTGGTAGGATTACCAGCATTAAGTATTTCGCCTTGTTGTTATCACCTTATCCAAGACGATCATTATCGTCCATTGTCAAAACCCGCTCGTGCTTCTGCCCTTAAGCTATCCAAGTCAGAGCTGAGGATACCACTTCAAGAAACCGTGACAGGGGGAGATCGAGTTAAGCGGCATCGTTTTCTCGAAATGAGCTATCGTCTCGGGCTTGATCTACTTTTGCGACAGGTTGGTGGGCATCAAGGTTACGTATCGGTACCAAGCATTAAAAAGTCGTTGTTGGCTGATGGTTTTGGCGCTTTTTGCCAATGGGCAGCCGACCAGAAACAGCTGGATTTGCCAACCAATGTGTCGTTTGCCGAATTTGAAGCGAAAGGTGAACAACGCTATTGGCAAATGGAGAGGCTCAGCCTTGTTCAGCAGCAGTTTCGTCGTAGCCTCGAGATGTGGCTGGTACTTGATAAGGCTTTGTATCTCAGCGAACATGGTTATCAGGTATCCATTGAAACTTTTTGTGCTAAAAGCATCACTCCGAGAAATATCTTAATTCAGGCGACTAAAAACGGGCAGCATACACATGTCTAA
- the cysB gene encoding HTH-type transcriptional regulator CysB, translating into MKLQQLRYIVEVVNHNLNVSATAESLYTSQPGISKQVRLLEDELGIQIFERSGKHLTQVTSAGEDIIRISQEILARVESIKAVAGEHTHPEMGTLNISTTHTQARYALPDVIKGFTARYPKVSLHMHQGTPTQMSEAIAKGTANFAIATEALHLYQDAIMLPCYHWNRSIVVSKEHPLAQKEKISIEDLASYPLVTYVFGFTGRSELDTAFNKVGLTPRVVFTATDADVIKTYVRMGIGVGVIASMAIDKDQDEDLVAIDASHIFGASTTSIGFRRGTFLRSYMFDFMERFAPHLTRPVVEQALSLKSSAEIEEMFKDIELPVR; encoded by the coding sequence ATGAAGTTACAACAACTGAGGTATATTGTTGAGGTAGTTAACCACAACCTAAATGTTTCTGCTACCGCAGAGAGCTTATATACTTCGCAACCAGGTATCAGTAAACAAGTCAGATTGCTTGAAGATGAGTTAGGGATTCAGATTTTTGAGCGAAGTGGTAAGCACCTGACCCAAGTGACTTCAGCGGGCGAAGATATAATTCGAATCTCTCAAGAGATCCTCGCGCGGGTTGAAAGTATTAAAGCGGTAGCTGGGGAGCATACTCACCCTGAAATGGGTACTCTCAACATTTCTACGACTCATACTCAGGCCCGTTATGCTTTACCCGATGTAATCAAAGGATTCACGGCTCGATATCCAAAAGTATCCCTGCATATGCATCAGGGTACGCCAACTCAGATGTCCGAAGCGATTGCAAAAGGGACGGCAAATTTCGCGATTGCGACGGAAGCTTTGCATCTTTACCAAGATGCTATCATGCTGCCTTGCTACCACTGGAACCGCTCAATTGTTGTCTCCAAAGAGCACCCTTTGGCTCAAAAAGAGAAGATTTCAATCGAAGACCTTGCCTCTTATCCTTTGGTCACGTATGTATTCGGCTTTACCGGACGCTCAGAATTGGATACAGCTTTTAATAAAGTAGGCTTGACGCCCCGAGTCGTTTTCACCGCGACGGATGCTGACGTGATTAAGACCTATGTTCGGATGGGAATAGGGGTGGGGGTGATTGCCAGCATGGCGATCGATAAAGATCAAGATGAAGATTTAGTGGCTATTGATGCGAGCCACATTTTCGGTGCAAGTACAACCAGCATAGGCTTCCGCCGTGGAACTTTCCTTCGTTCCTATATGTTCGACTTTATGGAGCGATTTGCTCCGCACCTCACACGACCTGTTGTGGAACAAGCTCTGTCTCTGAAATCAAGTGCAGAAATTGAAGAAATGTTTAAGGATATCGAGTTACCAGTCCGCTAA
- a CDS encoding DNA repair protein — MNIGLIIALVAILLVLVLGYNIMLQYKVKVEAAKKQEGARYLAIIDATEELIGHAHHMPYSKDLLVCLNNRILDAVESMFELDPKNKQLEQRVEHVKQQIKQLKEDKKGGESTSFKTPGSDKQAIVMLKLVKRLRDTIRSEHNKGRFETQAYVAENARLETIQIRINIENVIKRANDSIVRGQPGTALQLLRKGLDALSTKNDNYSNQAREKLQGMLDDLEQKRQSKNAEELHQIEEDQRKNDMDELFGEKKKW, encoded by the coding sequence ATGAATATTGGGTTAATCATAGCTTTAGTTGCCATCTTACTGGTATTAGTGCTTGGCTATAACATCATGCTTCAGTACAAAGTGAAAGTCGAAGCTGCTAAAAAGCAGGAAGGGGCTCGATACCTCGCCATCATTGATGCGACAGAAGAACTTATCGGCCACGCACATCACATGCCCTACAGCAAAGATTTATTGGTTTGCTTAAACAATCGTATTCTAGATGCGGTGGAAAGTATGTTTGAGCTTGATCCCAAGAACAAGCAACTCGAACAACGCGTTGAGCATGTTAAACAGCAGATAAAACAGCTTAAAGAAGACAAAAAAGGTGGGGAAAGCACATCCTTTAAAACGCCAGGCAGTGACAAACAAGCAATAGTGATGCTCAAACTGGTCAAACGCCTGCGAGACACTATCCGTAGCGAGCACAACAAAGGTCGATTTGAAACTCAAGCCTATGTGGCAGAAAATGCTCGCCTAGAGACGATCCAAATTCGAATAAATATTGAAAACGTTATTAAACGTGCAAATGATTCCATTGTTCGTGGTCAGCCCGGTACCGCTCTTCAACTTCTGCGTAAAGGGCTTGACGCACTGAGCACCAAAAACGACAACTATTCCAATCAAGCCAGAGAGAAACTTCAGGGCATGCTTGATGACCTAGAGCAGAAACGTCAGTCTAAAAACGCTGAGGAGCTTCACCAAATCGAAGAAGACCAGCGTAAAAATGATATGGATGAGCTCTTTGGTGAAAAGAAAAAATGGTAA
- a CDS encoding tRNA isopentenyl-2-thiomethyl-A-37 hydroxylase MiaE has translation MIDLENYNSLLEPINNFLQCSTPNEWIAEARKPENLKTILIDHLLCELKAGQSAMYLIRKYAVDKDSAYNLLDWFKPYEDFAYRKTGSLDTLKGKSNISKAIMAKSNSPYSQDLIDKMVLLIKEELHHFYQVLEIMENRGIDYEPVQASRYAKGLLSQMATHEPQTLIDKLIIGAYIEARSCERFAMLAPHMDDDLAKFYTSLLRSEARHYQDYLSLAEDIAGEDISQRVAFFGQLEADLIISPDKDFKFHSGTPI, from the coding sequence ATGATCGATTTAGAAAACTACAACTCCCTACTCGAACCTATCAATAATTTTCTCCAATGCTCGACACCTAATGAGTGGATTGCAGAGGCACGAAAACCCGAAAACCTCAAAACCATTCTAATCGATCATTTGTTGTGTGAGCTCAAAGCGGGTCAATCGGCAATGTATCTTATCCGTAAGTATGCTGTCGATAAGGATAGCGCATATAACCTATTAGATTGGTTTAAACCCTATGAAGACTTTGCTTATAGAAAGACAGGGAGCCTTGATACGTTAAAAGGCAAAAGTAACATATCCAAAGCGATTATGGCCAAATCGAATTCACCCTATAGCCAGGATTTAATCGATAAGATGGTGCTTCTGATAAAAGAAGAGCTGCATCACTTTTATCAAGTTCTGGAAATAATGGAAAATCGAGGGATCGATTATGAGCCAGTTCAAGCGAGTCGCTATGCTAAAGGCCTTTTAAGTCAAATGGCAACTCATGAGCCACAGACACTGATCGATAAATTGATCATTGGCGCATATATTGAGGCCCGATCATGCGAACGTTTCGCTATGCTCGCACCACATATGGATGACGACCTCGCCAAATTTTATACATCACTGTTACGCTCTGAAGCTCGTCATTATCAGGATTACCTAAGCTTAGCTGAAGACATCGCCGGAGAAGATATTTCACAACGCGTTGCTTTTTTCGGTCAATTAGAAGCTGATCTTATTATCAGTCCCGATAAAGACTTTAAATTCCACAGTGGCACACCGATATAA
- the pyrF gene encoding orotidine-5'-phosphate decarboxylase translates to MIDQRVIVALDYDNQADALAFVDRIDPNSCRLKVGKEMFTLFGPNFVKELHKRGFSVFLDLKFHDIPNTCSKAVRAAAELGVWMVNVHASGGERMMAASREILESYGKDRPLLIGVTVLTSMEQNDLVGIGLDVEPKDQVIRLARLTKNSGLDGVVCSAQESSMLKTELGNNFKLVTPGIRPAGAAVGDQKRIMTPFDAVQAGSDYLVIGRPITQALEPAQTLADINQTLVI, encoded by the coding sequence ATGATTGACCAAAGAGTTATTGTTGCACTGGATTACGACAATCAAGCGGATGCATTGGCTTTTGTTGATAGAATTGACCCAAATTCTTGTCGACTAAAAGTGGGCAAAGAAATGTTCACGCTGTTTGGTCCTAATTTCGTTAAAGAGCTACATAAGCGTGGTTTTTCTGTATTCCTGGATCTCAAGTTCCACGACATTCCTAACACTTGTTCAAAAGCGGTACGCGCTGCAGCTGAGCTAGGTGTGTGGATGGTTAACGTTCATGCTAGTGGTGGAGAACGTATGATGGCCGCATCTCGTGAGATCCTAGAGTCTTATGGTAAAGATCGCCCATTATTAATCGGTGTTACCGTGCTGACGAGTATGGAGCAAAACGACTTGGTCGGTATTGGCCTTGATGTTGAGCCGAAAGATCAGGTGATTCGTTTAGCTAGGTTGACAAAAAACTCAGGCCTAGATGGGGTCGTCTGCTCCGCACAAGAGTCTTCTATGCTTAAAACTGAGCTAGGTAACAACTTTAAACTTGTGACTCCCGGCATTCGTCCTGCAGGGGCTGCTGTCGGAGATCAGAAACGTATTATGACCCCTTTCGATGCAGTCCAGGCTGGATCGGATTATTTGGTGATTGGTCGACCAATCACTCAGGCTCTGGAACCAGCTCAAACGTTGGCAGACATCAACCAAACTCTCGTTATCTAA
- a CDS encoding DUF1049 domain-containing protein, giving the protein MKIIKIVIVLALFLIALALGSQNQEVVKFNYLLAQSEFHLSTLVGVVFVAGFVLAWIIFGSLHLRSQQQLRKLRKQVKKLSPPESEPQQVKAQ; this is encoded by the coding sequence ATGAAAATTATAAAAATTGTTATCGTGCTGGCCCTGTTTTTAATCGCACTGGCTTTAGGCTCTCAGAATCAAGAAGTAGTTAAATTTAATTACTTGTTGGCACAAAGTGAGTTTCACCTATCAACATTAGTTGGTGTTGTATTTGTAGCTGGCTTCGTTTTAGCTTGGATTATCTTCGGTAGTTTGCATCTACGTTCTCAACAACAATTACGAAAGCTAAGAAAACAAGTGAAAAAACTTTCTCCTCCAGAAAGCGAACCTCAACAGGTTAAAGCCCAATAA
- the ihfB gene encoding integration host factor subunit beta: MTKSELIERLCAEQTHLSAKEIEDAVKDILEHMASTLETGDRIEIRGFGSFSLHYREPRVGRNPKTGEKVELDGKYVPHFKPGKELRERVNLD; encoded by the coding sequence ATGACTAAGTCTGAACTGATTGAGAGACTCTGCGCTGAGCAAACCCACCTTTCAGCGAAAGAGATTGAAGATGCTGTGAAAGACATTCTAGAGCATATGGCTTCGACACTAGAAACCGGCGATAGAATTGAAATTCGCGGATTTGGTAGTTTCTCTCTGCATTATCGCGAACCTCGTGTAGGTCGCAACCCGAAAACTGGCGAAAAAGTTGAGCTTGATGGAAAATACGTCCCTCACTTTAAGCCAGGCAAGGAATTACGTGAGCGTGTCAACCTCGATTAA